One segment of Salvia splendens isolate huo1 chromosome 20, SspV2, whole genome shotgun sequence DNA contains the following:
- the LOC121782257 gene encoding putative wall-associated receptor kinase-like 16, protein MVFERVKNMQALIVLSMFIIMLAMASTLATQNFPVAKPNCIDTCGDIRIPFPFGTTPECYLDREFGVTCNHSTSKLFWMDTTVELTDLSLDGHLKLLQFIAKNCYKNGKSSRSNGPSLQLTKYFTVSNTANKFTIVGCDAYGYVSGNRLKRRFTTGCTAMCSSLDDLTEGECAGAGCCQTIIPDDVWNLDIEVGSHFNYTRISNFSNCSYAFFVEDNAFKFSKANLTNLSDVTKLPTVVDWSIGNETCEKVTGNACLSANSHCHNPKNGNGYNCRCSDGFEGNPYLTNGCRDIDECTDKIHKCTKSEYCYNTQGSYTCSCPKNYDGDGRGDYGCSKKQNIKIASISIVVAGGIIALLLAIILLYLELKRRSQRKTKLKFFLQNGGHMLQEKLARREASPEMITIFSSSKLQMATNNFHSSMIIGRGGFGTVYRGVLADRRTVAIKRSIRVDPTQIEQFINEVVVLSQINHRNVVTLLGCCLETDTPLLVYEFISNGTLSSHLHNEAKARVLDWKMRLKIAAETAGVLSYLHSSASIPIIHRDVKSDNILLDHNFSAKVSDFGSSKLVPVDLAQLSTIVQGTFGYLDPEYMQTNQLTEKSDVYSFGVVLLELLTGRRALSLDRPVEEKSLANYFLFVLKQDKLFEIVDDHIVCVGNTEQISAVAELAKECLNVKGENRPSMKEVAMELEGLMLGGKHSWARDAVDIEEEAVSLLPIDYNGMSGVSSSSGYGSICRDHIVLPIYGGR, encoded by the exons ATGGTGTTTGAGAGAGTAAAAAATATGCAGGCACTAATTGTGTTGAGCATGTTCATAATCATGCTGGCAATGGCGTCCACGCTAGCAACACAGAATTTCCCCGTAGCTAAGCCCAACTGCATCGATACTTGCGGCGACATACGCATCCCATTCCCTTTCGGCACCACACCAGAATGCTACCTTGATAGAGAATTCGGGGTGACTTGCAACCACTCAACTTCAAAACTCTTCTGGATGGATACGACTGTCGAACTCACAGATCTATCCCTCGACGGCCACCTCAAATTGCTGCAGTTCATAGCCAAAAATTGCTATAAAAATGGCAAAAGTTCTAGGAGCAACGGACCATCTCTACAGCTCACTAAATATTTCACGGTGAGCAACACTGCGAATAAGTTCACTATCGTGGGATGCGATGCCTATGGCTACGTGTCGGGGAATAGGCTGAAACGCAGATTCACGACCGGCTGCACCGCCATGTGCAGCTCGCTGGATGATCTAACGGAAGGGGAGTGTGCGGGCGCGGGTTGTTGCCAGACTATCATCCCTGACGATGTGTGGAATCTTGATATTGAAGTCGGGAGTCATTTCAATTATACCCGTATTTCCAACTTCAGCAACTGTAGCTATGCCTTTTTTGTTGAGGACAATGCCTTCAAGTTTTCAAAGGCTAATCTTACAAACCTGTCCGACGTTACCAAACTTCCTACGGTGGTTGATTGGTCCATCGGGAATGAGACGTGCGAAAAGGTCACCGGCAATGCCTGCCTCAGTGCAAACTCTCATTGCCACAACCCCAAAAATGGCAATGGCTACAATTGCCGTTGCAGCGACGGATTTGAAGGAAATCCTTATCTAACTAATGGATGTAGAG ATATTGATGAATGCACAGACAAGATACATAAGTGCACCAAGAGTGAGTATTGCTATAATACTCAAGGGAGTTACACATGTTCTTGTCCCAAGAACTACGATGGTGATGGGAGAGGTGATTATGGCTGCTCAAAGAAACAGAATATCAAAATTGCCTCTATCTCCATTG TAGTTGCTGGTGGGATTATTGCTCTGCTACTTGCTATCATCCTCCTCTACTTGGAACTCAAGAGAAGATCACAGAGAAAGACCAAGTTAAAATTCTTCCTCCAAAACGGCGGGCATATGTTGCAGGAGAAGCTGGCTAGAAGAGAAGCCTCACCGGAGATGATCACCATCTTCAGCTCATCCAAGCTACAAATGGCCACCAACAACTTCCACAGCAGTATGATCATTGGTCGAGGTGGCTTTGGTACAGTGTACAGAGGCGTGTTAGCGGACAGAAGAACAGTTGCAATCAAGAGGTCTATAAGAGTCGATCCCACACAAATCGAGCAGTTCATCAACGAGGTGGTTGTTCTGTCTCAAATCAACCATAGGAATGTAGTTACACTACTTGGTTGTTGCCTTGAAACCGACACACCCCTCCTAGTCTACGAGTTCATAAGCAATGGCACCCTCTCTTCGCACCTGCACAATGAGGCTAAGGCGCGTGTTCTTGACTGGAAAATGCGTTTGAAGATTGCTGCAGAAACTGCAGGGGTGCTCTCGTATTTGCACTCTTCCGCTTCTATTCCAATCATACATAGAGATGTCAAGTCGGACAACATCCTTCTAGACCATAATTTCTCAGCAAAGGTGTCGGATTTTGGATCTTCAAAGTTGGTTCCGGTTGATCTTGCACAACTATCCACTATCGTACAAGGGACTTTTGGATACCTTGATCCTGAATATATGCAAACAAACCAATTGACAGAGAAGAGCGATGTTTATAGCTTTGGTGTGGTTCTGTTGGAGCTATTAACGGGGCGGAGAGCATTGAGTTTAGATAGGCCGGTAGAGGAAAAGAGTCTAGCtaactatttcctttttgttCTGAAACAGGATAAGTTGTTTGAAATTGTTGATGATCATATTGTGTGTGTGGGAAATACGGAGCAAATATCTGCAGTTGCTGAGCTAGCAAAAGAGTGCTTGAACGTGAAAGGTGAAAATAGGCCTAGTATGAAGGAGGTAGCAATGGAACTCGAAGGGCTAATGCTCGGAGGGAAGCACTCGTGGGCACGAGATGCTGTAGACATCGAAGAAGAGGCGGTGTCTTTGCTTCCAATTGACTACAATGGAATGAGTGGTGTGAGCTCAAGTTCGGGATATGGTAGCATCTGCAGGGATCATATTGTGTTGCCAATCTATGGTGGAAGATGA